GCCTATGCCGGCCGCACCATGCAGGCCGAGCTTGAGGCGCTGGAAAAGGGCCTCGGCCAGCCCGTTCGCCCGGTCGTCGCCATCGTTGGCGGCGCCAAGGTTTCGAGCAAGATCGATCTCTTGATGAACCTCGTCAAGAAGGTCGATGCCCTCGTCATCGGCGGCGGCATGGCCAACACCTTCCTCGCCGCCCGCGGCACCAATGTCGGCAAGTCGCTCTGCGAGCACGATCTGGCAGAAACCGCAAAGCAGATCATGATCGAGGCGGCGACATCCGGCTGCGCCATCGTCCTGCCGGAAGACGGCGTCGTCGCCCGCGAATTCAAGGCCGGTGCGGCCAATGAAATTGTCGATATCAACGCCATTCCCGCCGATGCCATGGTTCTCGATGTCGGCCCCAAATCGGTTGAAAGCATCAAGGCCTGGATTTCGCGGGCGGAAACACTGGTCTGGAACGGCCCGCTCGGCGCCTTTGAAATCGAACCCTTCGATGCGGCAACCGTGGCTGCGGCAAAACACGCCGCCGAATGCACCAAGGCCGGCAAGCTCATCTCCGTTGCCGGTGGCGGCGATACTGTCGCAGCACTGAACCATGCCGGCGTTTCCGACGATTTCACCTATATCTCGACAGCGGGCGGCGCCTTCCTCGAATGGATGGAAGGCAAGGAATTGCCGGGCGTTGCCATCCTGACCGCTGCCAAGTAAACTCATTTCACTTGCCTGACACGAGGCCGGACAAGCCCTGCTTGTCCGGCCTTGCTTTTTGGTAAGTGGCACCGGGAGGAAAAGTTTCAAACGATTGAAATCATTTCAATCGTTTCAATGAGTTAGCGTGCCATTTCCCTGCCCTGGAACTTCTGTTATCGGGAATTTATTGTGCCTTGGGAGAATAGCAAATGACCGAACGTCTCGAAGACATTGCCATCAAAATGGTTGCCGACGGCAAAGGCCTGCTCGCCGCCGACGAATCCACAGGAACGATCAAGAAGCGTTTCGACAGCATCAATCTGGAATCCACCGAGACTGCCCGCCGCGATTATCGCGAAATGCTGTTCCGCTCCGACGACGCCATGAAGAAGTACATCTCCGGCGTCATACTTTACGAAGAGACCCTGTTCCAGAAGGCTGCCGATGGCACGCCTTTCGTTGACATCATCAAGGCGGCCGGCAGCCTGCCGGGCATCAAGGTGGATATCGGCGCCAAGCCGATGGCCTTCCATCCGAGTGAATTCATCACCGAAGGCCTCGACGGCCTTTACGAGCGCCTTCGCAAGTACCATGAGGCCGGCGCCCGCTTTGCAAAGTGGCGCGGTGTCATCACCATCGGTGAGCAGCGTCCGAGCTGGGGCTCCATCAAGGCTAACTCCCAGTCGCTGGCCCGTTACGCAGCTCTCTGCCAGCAGGCGGATATCGTGCCGATCGTTGAGCCTGAGGTTCTGATGGACGGCGAGCCGGGCACGCATGACATCGACCGCTGTGCCGAAGTCACGCAATGGGTTCTGCAGACCGTGTTCGCGGATCTGTTCGATGCCCGCGTGAACCTGGAAGGCATGATCCTCAAGCCGAACATGATCATCGACGGCAAGAACGCTCGCAAGGCGTCCGTTGAGGAAGTGGCGGAAAAGACCGTCAAGGTTCTGAAGGCGACCGTACCGACTGCCGTGCCGGGCATCGCCTTCCTTTCCGGCGGCCAGTCCTCCGAAGAGGCGACGGCGCATCTCTCCGCCATGAATGCCGGTTACGACCTGCCCTGGTCGCTGACCTATTCCTACGGTCGCGCCCTTCAGGATACCGCCCTCAAGACCTGGGGCGGCAAACCCGAGAATGTCGCCGCCGGCCAGCGCGCCTTCACGCACCGCGCCGCAATGAACAGCCTTGCGGCCAAGGGCAACTGGAAGCTGGAACTCGAAAAGGCCGCATAAGGCCCTTCGACAGGCAGTCAAAACAATCAAAGCCGCCCCCGATGGGCGGCTTTTTCTTTACGGCCGCAGAAGCAGCGTCACCGACCAGATGACAAAGGCGGCAACCGCAATCTTCCAGCAATCGCCTCTTTTCTTGAGACCCGGCAGGCCCAAAGGCCGGATGATCTGGATCACCATTGCCAGCAGTAAAAAAAGGCCGATCGCCTTCGTCATTTATTGAGCCTTTTCTTTATTTCTGCATCGTCACAGGCTGGACATTTTTACCGTTCACCAGAAGAGTGCAACTCATTCGGGTAAACCCGTTCAATAGCCTGTCCGATCGTCCGTCCGAAAGCATGAGAGTGTCTTCATGAGCAGAAATCTTCTACCTGTATTCGCTCTTTTATCCAGCACTCTGTTTCTTTTTCTCGGCAACGGCCTTCAGGGCCTCATCCTGCCGGTGCGCGGCTCCGCGGAAGGTTACTCCAACGAGATTCTGGGCTTCCTCGGCACCTCCTGGGCGGCAGGCTTTGTCATCGGCTGCTTCGTCGCCCCCGCCATCGTGCGCCGTGCGGGGCATGTGCGGGCATTTGGCTCGTTCGTAGCACTGATCTGCCTGACGGTGCTGATGACCGGCCTCGTCGTCGATGACGTCTGGTGGATCACGCTGCGCGCCCTCACCGGCTTCTGCACGGCCGGCACCTCCATGATTATTGAAAGCTGGCTGAACGAACGCGCGACCAATGAGAGCCGCGGCATGATCTTTTCGCTTTACATCGCCATTACGCTGCTTGGCGTCGTGGCGGGGCAGATGATCGTGCCGATGGGCGATGTCAGCAATACGTCGCTGTTCATGATCTGCGGCATCATCTATTGCATCGCTATTCTGCCGGCGACGCTTTCCAAGGCTGCCAGCCCTCAACCGTTGCAGAAGGTCAGCCTGGATTTACCGGCGCTCTACCGCAACTCACCGGTCTCCTTCGTCGGCATCCTGATGATCGGCATCGCCAACGGTGCTTACGGCACGCTCGGCGCCGTCTTCGGCGCAAGGGCCGGGCTCGACCCGACCATGATCGCCATCATGGTTTCCGTCACGATCTTCGTTGGCGCACTCGCGCAATTTCCCGCAGGCCGCCTTTCGGACCGGATAGACCGCCGTTACGTGCTGGCCGGACTGGCGGGGCTTGGCGCGATCGCCGGTCTCGCCGTCGCTGCCGTGCAGCCGCATAATGTCTACGTGCTCATTCCCATGATCGCGGTTTACGGCGCGGCGGCCAATGCGCTCTATCCCATTGCCGTGGCCCATGCCAACGACTTCGCGGCATCGGAAGACTTCGTCAAGGTGTCGGGCGGGTTGTTGCTGCTTTACGGCATCGGCACCATCATCGGCCCGACTCTCGGCGGTGCTGTCATGACCTATTCCGGGCCTTACGCGTTATTCTTCGTGACGGCCGTGGCCCATGTGCTGATAACGGCCTATGCCATCATCAGAAGCCGTCAGCGCGCCGCCCTTTCGACCGACGAAAAGGACAATTTCTCGACGATGATGCCAACGACGCCCTCGCCGCTCGTCACGCCGGAAAGCATTGCGCTTGATCCGCGCGCGCCGCAATATCCAGGCGACGACGGCGACTATGTGGAAAAAGGAGCAGGCATATGAGCCTCTTTGATGATGATCGTCCGCAAAAACCCCTGGCACATGAGATCGGCAGTGATCTCAGCCTTCTTTCGGTGGACGAGTTGAGTAACCGCATCGAACTCCTGCAGGCGGAAATCACCCGGCTTGAAGAAGAGAAAAACAGGAAGTCCGCCGGCAGGCAGGCGGCGGAGAACCTGTTTCGCTCCTGACGGGCAGGCTTTAAAAGCTATAGCAATACCCTCAAGCGACAGATTGCGCGCACAAAAGCTAACCGGATTAAAGATTCTGGCGCAGTCTTTCGTTTACCATTAACCAAAAATTAAGCTTTCTGAGAGATTACTATACATGTCCAGTTCTTCTGGACCTCAGGCATCTTCTCCATACGGCGAATTGGTCTGATTTTTCTCCCTGTTTTACCTTGAGAGCCGCTTTCGCGGCTCTTTTTTTGCCGGTCGCCGGAATTCGTAAAACTGTGGGTATTAACCCTTCTTTAATAATTGCCTTGCGCATTTCAGGTAAAGATACCATCCTGAAAACACTAAAGGCCGGAACAAAATATCCGGGTCGTCGTTGCCTGACAGTGTGGTGCGTGAGCAGGGATTTAAAGAAAATGTCGGAACAGGTTTTAAATACCATAAGCTTTGCGGGTCGCGCGGCTGCTTCCAACCAGTTCAAGTCCCTCTATACCGAAGGCATGACCTTGGTCGAGGAAACGGCGAGCTATCTCGATGGTGCCGGTCGTACGGCTTCCAAGGTTCTGCCGCGCATGGCCTCCGTGCTTTACGCAGCGGAATCGATGCGCCTCACCACCCGCCTGATGCAGATGGCATCCTGGCTGCTTTTGCAGCGCGCCGTCAACAATGGCGAAATGACCCGTGACCAGGTCCTCAGCGAAAAAAACAAGGTGCGGCTCGACAGCTTCAACGTTGACCGCAACGCGCCGGGCTGGAACGATCTGCCGGAATCCTTCCGCGACCTCATCGAGCGGTCGCTGCGCCTCCAGAACCGCGTTGCCCTGCTCGACCGCGAAATCTATCGCCCGGCCGAAGCAGCCAAGGTGCCGGACAACGAAAACAGCGTACAAGCGCAGCTCAACCTGCTACGCACGGCTTTCTCGATCAACTGAGAAAAGACGACTCTATCCGGACAATTTGAAAAGCAGGCTCACCGGCCTGCTTTTTTGTTTTGGCCGTAAAGTGATGTGTACGGCCACGAAAACCAGGCAACAAAAAAGCCCGGTAAAACCGGGCTTTTTTAAACGATCCGTCCGCAAGTGGATCAGAGGCCGAGGCCGCCGAAACGCTTGTTGAACTTGGAAACGCGACCACCGCGGTCCATAAGCTGCTGGTTGCCGCCCGTCCATGCCGGATGGGACTTGGGGTCGATTTCAAGGTTCATGACTGCGCCTTCCGAACCCCAGGTAGAGCGGGTTTCGTATTCGGTGCCATCGGTCATGACGACCTTGATCGTGTGATAAGCGGGATGGATATCAGCCTTCATGACAATCTTCCTGGTTAAGTGACGTGCGGTCCATTTGCCGCAATTGCGTCAACTGAGCCATTTCAATAAATGAAGCCATAGACCAGATGGGCTATGGCTTCCCAATTCGATGCGGAGCCTATACATGAAGGTCGCCCAGATAACAAGAGCCTGCTATCCCCTTGTGAAAGGAGATGGCCACAGGGGCAGGAATTTTACCGCGCGCCGGAAATTCACCCGCAAAAGGCCGAAAACGGCACTGAACGAGGAGTATAGACGACGTGGCAGACATTGACGAGCAGAAAGCTGCGAAACAGAGAAACCTGAAGCCGCTTCTTGGCCTGTTTCCCTATCTCAGGCGCTATCGCGGCCTGATGGCGGCAGCCCTTTTTGCGCTTGTGCTTTCCTCCGCCACGACTCTCGCCCTGCCGCTTGCCGTTCGCCGCATCATCGATCACGGTTTTCAGACGCCGGATGGCGGCATGATCAACAGCTATTTCGCCGTGCTTCTGGCGATTGCCGTCCTTCTCGCGCTCGCCAGCGCCATGCGCTATTATTACGTGATGACCATCGGTGAAAGGGTCGTTGCCGATCTGCGCCGTGATGTCTTTGCCCATCTCACCACCCTGTCGCAGCAGTTTTTCGATGCCAACCGTTCGGGCGAACTGACCTCGCGGCTGACCGCCGATACGGTGCAGATCCGTTCCGCCTTCGGCTCCTCTGCTTCCGTGGCGCTGCGCAACATCATCATGTGCTGCGGTGCTGTTGTGATGATGATCTATACCAGCCCCGGCCTTTCCGGCCTTGCCCTGCTTGCCATTCCCTTCATCGTTTTTCCGCTGATCGCTTTCGGGCGGTCTGTTCGTGCCCGCTCCCGCAACACCCAGGACACATTGGCCAATTCCGCCGCCTATGCTTCGGAAACGATCGGGGCGAGCCGCACCGTGCAGTCCTTCAACGCCGAGGCACTGGCGAATGCCCGTTACGGCGCCTCCGTGGAGGCCGCCTATCAGGGTGCGCGTGCAGCGATAGGCGCTCGGTCCATTCTCACCGCCGTCGCCATCGCGCTCGTTTTCGGCAGCGTTGTCGGCATTCTCTGGTATGGCGCGCAGAGCGTTTTGTCCGGCGGCATGACGGCGGGTACGCTCGGGCAGTTCGTCCTTTATTCGGTCATCGCAGCAAGCGGCCTCGGCCAGCTCTCGGAAGTCTGGGGTGAACTTGCACAGGCGGGCGGCGCGGCAGAACGGCTTTCCGAGCTGCTGAACGAGCGCTCGCCCGTCGCCGAACCGACGACACCCGTTTCGATGGTTCAACCGCCGCGCGGCGAGGCAGAATTCGAGAATGTCGGCTTCATTTATCCGCTCGCAACCGGTGGCCCGGTTATCTCCGGCCTCACCTTCAAGGTTAGTGCCGGCGAAACCGTTGCTATCGTCGGCCCTTCCGGTGCAGGCAAAAGTACGGTCTTTTCGCTGCTGATGCGGTTTTACGATCCGCAACAGGGCCGCATCACGGTCGATGGCACCGATATCCGCGGTGTCGGCCTTGCCGATCTGCGCGCGCGCCTGTCCATCGTTCCACAGGATGTGGCGATATTCGCCTCCTCCATCCACGATAACATCGCCTTTGGCCGGCCGGAGGCAACACGCGAGGAAGTCCGCGCTGCTGCCATCGCCGCACAGGCCGACAGCTTCATCGCCAGACTGAACGATGGGTATGACACGCAGGTGGGAGAACGCGGCGTCACGCTTTCCGGCGGCCAGCGCCAGCGTATTGCCATTGCCCGCGCCATCCTGCGCAACGCCCCGATCCTGCTTCTGGACGAGGCGACATCAGCGCTCGATGCCGAGAGCGAAACGCTGGTGCAAAAGGCGCTCGATGAGCTGATGAAAACCCGCACCACCATCGTCATCGCCCACCGCCTTGCCACCGTGCTGAAGGCCGATCGCATTCTGGTGATGGATGAAGGCCGTATCATCGAGGAGGGCACGCATCAGAGCCTCATTCGCCAGAATGGCCTTTATGCAAGGCTCGCCCGACTACAATTTCAGACTGGACCGGACGAATTGCGCGCCCACGCCTGATCTACGCCAGCACCTTGCGTCCCGCAACGCGGCCCGAAAACAGGCAGCCGCCAAGGAAGGTGCCCTCCAGCGCATTATAACCATGCATGCCGCCGCCACCGAAACCGGCCACCTCACCGGCGGCATAAAGGCCCGGCACCGGCTGACCAGCCGCATCCAGCACCCGCGCCTCAAGGTCGGCATGCAGGCCGCCAAGCGTCTTGCGCGTCAGCACATGCAGGCGCACGGCAATCAACGGTCCCTTTGTCGGATCAAGCAGCCGGTGCGGTTTTGCCGTCCGCATCAGCCGGTCACCGAGATAACGGCGCGCGCCATGGATTGCCGTTACCTGCGCATCCTTGCTGAAGCCGTTTTCGATTTCGCGGTCACGCGCTTCTATCTGCCGGCGTATGTGATTGATGTTGAGCCGATTGCCACTGACAGCATTCATTCCCGCCACCAGTTCCTCCAGCGTGTCGCGAACGACGAAATCCTCGCCCCGCTCCATGAAAGCCCGCACCGGCCCCGGCGGCTCCTTGCCCAGCCGCTTCAGCAGCAGCCGCACATCCTTGCCCGTCAGATCAGGATTTTGCTCAGAGCCTGAGAGCGCGAATTCCTTCTTGATGATCGCCTTGGTCAGAATGAACCAGCTATGGCCGCTGCCGCGCTCGCCCAGCATCTTCAGCGTGCCGAGCGTATCGAAACCCGGCATCGCGGGCGCATCGAGCCGGTTGCCATCCGCATCGCACCAGAAGGATGAGGGACCGGGCAGAATACGGATACCGTGGTTCGGCCAGATCGGATCGTGGTTTTTCACGCCCTCGGTATAGTGCCACATGCGGTCGCGATTGATGACGGCTCCGCCTGCCGTCTCGGTAATGCCGATCATGCGGCCATCCACATGGGCAGGCACCCCGCAGACCATCTCTTCAGGAGGTTTACCCAATCGCTCCACTGGCCAGTTGCGCCGCACCAGTTCCTGATTGCCACCGATGCCGCCGGAACTGACGATGACCGCGGAGGCGGAAAAATGGAAGTCGCCCTCAGCATTACGGCTGCTTTTTTGACCACGAAGAACCGGATCAGCGGCGAGCACGACGCCGGAAATGCCAGTGATCCGGCCGTCGGTCGTTTCCAGACGATCGACCTGATGGCGGAAGCGGAAGCTCAATCGACCGCTTGCCGCCATCTCCTGCGCTTTCCTGACGAACGGCGCCAGCACTCCAGGACCGGTGCCCCATGTGACATGAAAGCGCGGAACGGAATTGCCATGCCCATGGGCGAGACCACCGCCGCGCTCAGCCCAGCCGACTACGGGAAACCAGCGCATGCCCATGCGGTGCAGCCATTCGCGTTTCTCGCCGGCGGCGAAATCGAGATAGGCCTCCGCCCAGCGGCGCGGCCAATGATCCTCGGGGCGATCGAAACCGGCCGACCCAAACCAGTCCTGCCTGGCAAGATCGAGACTATCGCGCACCCGCATCCGGCGCTGCTCGGGACTATCGACGAAAAACAGCCCACCCAGCGACCAGAAGGCCTGGCCTCCGAGATTTTGCTCTCCCTCCTGATCCACAACACAGACGCTGAAACCACGCTCAGCCGCCTCGGTCGCCGCCACCAGCCCGGCAAGCCCCGCGCCGACGACAATCACATCATAGCCTTCCATCAGCCCCTCCCAGATATGACGGAATTACTTTTACGCGAACGTAAATTTACTTTCGCCAGAAGGCAACGGCCCATGATGAGGGCCGCGATTCAGCGCTCGGTGAGCTTGAGTTCGATGCGGCGGTTCTGCTGGCGCGCTTCCGGTGAGTCACCTTCGGCAATCGGTTGATATTCGCCGAAACCGGCAGCAACCAGCCGGTTTGCCGGTACGCCCTTGGAAATCAGGAATTTCACCACCGATGTCGCGCGGGCGGAGGAAAGCTCCCAATTGTCGCGGTAGCGGCCGGAACCGGTAAGCTGGACATTATCCGTATGGCCATCCACGCGCAGCACCCAGTTGATCTCCGCCGGAATTTCCTTGGCGAGATCGAGCAACGCGGTCGCCAGCTTCGCCATTTCCGCCTGCCCTTCCGGGTTGAGGTCGTTGCCGCCGGAGGGAAACAGCACCTCCGACTGGAAGACAAAACGGTCACCGACGATACGGATGTTTTCGCGGTCGGAGAGGATTTCACGCAGCCGCCCAAAGAAGTCCGAGCGATAACGGTTCAGCTCCTGCACGCGCTGCGCCAGCGCGACATTGAGGCGACGGCCTAGATCGGCGATCTTGACCTGGGACGAGGTATCCTTGGCCTCCGATGCCTGCAGGGCGGCTTCGACGGAAGCGATCTGCGCCCTCAGCGCCGCGATCTGCTGGTTCAGCAATTCGATCTGCGCGGAGGCGCGCGAATTGGCCTGCCGCTGCTCATCCAGTTCACCGGTCAGACTGCCGATCCGGGCATTGGCGCTGGCATTGTTGCCCGAACCCGCATCGAGAAGCGACTGCAGGCGCGAACGCTCGTTTTCCGATGCCGCAAGTGTGGATTGCAGGCTCGCCAGCGCGTCCTCGATATCCTGCTTGTTACCTTTTTCCAGGGCCAGAAGCTCGGTCAATTCGGCAATCTGGCTGTTGAGGCGGGTCAGCACCTCGTCCTTGCCGGTAATTTCCCGCGACAGCACGAATTGCGCCAGCACGAAAACCGTCAGCAGAAACATGATGGCCATGAGCAGCGTCGACAGCGCATCGACGAAACCCGGCCAATAATCCACACCCCTGTCGCGGCGGCGGTTGCGCGCAAGCGCCATGGCTACTCGCTCCCGTTATCGTGCCGGGTGCGTCCGGGGGATTTTGTGTCCGCGTCGATCCGCATCGACAGCCGGTCAAGGGTGCGGCGGAGCGATTTCGATTCCTCCTGCTGCGCCTCAATCCAGTCACGCAGCATCTGCTGTTCGCTGCGCATGTTCTTGACGAGGCCCTGAATGCCTTCGGCAAGGCTGGTCATGGCCGCCAGCGAACGTTCGGTGCTGACCATGGCGCCCGGCTCAGCGGCTTTGAACTCCCTCGGTCCCTCCACTGAAGTATCCGTTACCGAGGACAGCCAGTTTTCGAGCTGAGTATAAAAACGGTTCTGGGCGCGGCCGGCCTGAAGATCGAGGAAACCGAGAATCAGCGAACCCGAAAGACCGAGCAGGGACGAGGAAAACGCCGTTCCCATGCCCGCAAGCGGCGCGGTGAGACCGGCCTTGAGCGAACTCAGAATATCATTGCTGTCGCCTGCACTCGGATCGAGCGACTGGATGACATTGCTGATGGCGCCGATGGTGCCGATCAGACCCCAGAATGTGCCGAGCAGGCCCAGAAACACCAGCAGGCCAACGAGATAGCGCGATGTGTCACGGGATTCATCAAGGCGTGTGGCGATGGAATCGAGGATAGTCCGCTGCGTGACGGTGGACAGCCGGACTTCGCCGCTCTTGCCGATCAGCGTGCTCATCGGCGCCAGCAATTTTGGCGCGCGGCCGACCTTTTCGACGCTGCCGGCGGCGCGGAAAGCATTGAACCAGCGGACTTCCGAACGCAGGCTCATGGTCTGCGTAAACACCAGAATGATGCCGATGGCGAGCACACCGAGAATGAAGCCGTTGAGCCCCGGATTGGTCATGAAGGCGGTGTGCGCCTGCCGATAGAGAATGGCCGCCAGAAAGCCGACGAGGATCAGAAACAGAACCATCGTCCAGAGAAAGGGTGTGGGGCTGGACAGCTTGTGGCTGTATTGC
The DNA window shown above is from Agrobacterium tumefaciens and carries:
- a CDS encoding phosphoglycerate kinase, which encodes MPAFKTIDDLNDIAGKRVLIRVDLNVPVADGKVTDATRIERVAPTILELSAKGAKVILLAHFGRPKGEPVADMSLSQIVPAVEDVLDHAISFATDCIGAPAADAVAKMNDGDILLLENTRFHKGEEKNDPAFVEALAANGDIYVNDAFSAAHRAHASTEGLARHLPAYAGRTMQAELEALEKGLGQPVRPVVAIVGGAKVSSKIDLLMNLVKKVDALVIGGGMANTFLAARGTNVGKSLCEHDLAETAKQIMIEAATSGCAIVLPEDGVVAREFKAGAANEIVDINAIPADAMVLDVGPKSVESIKAWISRAETLVWNGPLGAFEIEPFDAATVAAAKHAAECTKAGKLISVAGGGDTVAALNHAGVSDDFTYISTAGGAFLEWMEGKELPGVAILTAAK
- a CDS encoding class I fructose-bisphosphate aldolase codes for the protein MTERLEDIAIKMVADGKGLLAADESTGTIKKRFDSINLESTETARRDYREMLFRSDDAMKKYISGVILYEETLFQKAADGTPFVDIIKAAGSLPGIKVDIGAKPMAFHPSEFITEGLDGLYERLRKYHEAGARFAKWRGVITIGEQRPSWGSIKANSQSLARYAALCQQADIVPIVEPEVLMDGEPGTHDIDRCAEVTQWVLQTVFADLFDARVNLEGMILKPNMIIDGKNARKASVEEVAEKTVKVLKATVPTAVPGIAFLSGGQSSEEATAHLSAMNAGYDLPWSLTYSYGRALQDTALKTWGGKPENVAAGQRAFTHRAAMNSLAAKGNWKLELEKAA
- a CDS encoding MFS transporter, encoding MSRNLLPVFALLSSTLFLFLGNGLQGLILPVRGSAEGYSNEILGFLGTSWAAGFVIGCFVAPAIVRRAGHVRAFGSFVALICLTVLMTGLVVDDVWWITLRALTGFCTAGTSMIIESWLNERATNESRGMIFSLYIAITLLGVVAGQMIVPMGDVSNTSLFMICGIIYCIAILPATLSKAASPQPLQKVSLDLPALYRNSPVSFVGILMIGIANGAYGTLGAVFGARAGLDPTMIAIMVSVTIFVGALAQFPAGRLSDRIDRRYVLAGLAGLGAIAGLAVAAVQPHNVYVLIPMIAVYGAAANALYPIAVAHANDFAASEDFVKVSGGLLLLYGIGTIIGPTLGGAVMTYSGPYALFFVTAVAHVLITAYAIIRSRQRAALSTDEKDNFSTMMPTTPSPLVTPESIALDPRAPQYPGDDGDYVEKGAGI
- a CDS encoding DUF1192 domain-containing protein, yielding MSLFDDDRPQKPLAHEIGSDLSLLSVDELSNRIELLQAEITRLEEEKNRKSAGRQAAENLFRS
- a CDS encoding DUF1465 family protein, which produces MSEQVLNTISFAGRAAASNQFKSLYTEGMTLVEETASYLDGAGRTASKVLPRMASVLYAAESMRLTTRLMQMASWLLLQRAVNNGEMTRDQVLSEKNKVRLDSFNVDRNAPGWNDLPESFRDLIERSLRLQNRVALLDREIYRPAEAAKVPDNENSVQAQLNLLRTAFSIN
- the rpmE gene encoding 50S ribosomal protein L31 codes for the protein MKADIHPAYHTIKVVMTDGTEYETRSTWGSEGAVMNLEIDPKSHPAWTGGNQQLMDRGGRVSKFNKRFGGLGL
- a CDS encoding ABC transporter transmembrane domain-containing protein: MADIDEQKAAKQRNLKPLLGLFPYLRRYRGLMAAALFALVLSSATTLALPLAVRRIIDHGFQTPDGGMINSYFAVLLAIAVLLALASAMRYYYVMTIGERVVADLRRDVFAHLTTLSQQFFDANRSGELTSRLTADTVQIRSAFGSSASVALRNIIMCCGAVVMMIYTSPGLSGLALLAIPFIVFPLIAFGRSVRARSRNTQDTLANSAAYASETIGASRTVQSFNAEALANARYGASVEAAYQGARAAIGARSILTAVAIALVFGSVVGILWYGAQSVLSGGMTAGTLGQFVLYSVIAASGLGQLSEVWGELAQAGGAAERLSELLNERSPVAEPTTPVSMVQPPRGEAEFENVGFIYPLATGGPVISGLTFKVSAGETVAIVGPSGAGKSTVFSLLMRFYDPQQGRITVDGTDIRGVGLADLRARLSIVPQDVAIFASSIHDNIAFGRPEATREEVRAAAIAAQADSFIARLNDGYDTQVGERGVTLSGGQRQRIAIARAILRNAPILLLDEATSALDAESETLVQKALDELMKTRTTIVIAHRLATVLKADRILVMDEGRIIEEGTHQSLIRQNGLYARLARLQFQTGPDELRAHA
- a CDS encoding FAD-binding dehydrogenase; this translates as MEGYDVIVVGAGLAGLVAATEAAERGFSVCVVDQEGEQNLGGQAFWSLGGLFFVDSPEQRRMRVRDSLDLARQDWFGSAGFDRPEDHWPRRWAEAYLDFAAGEKREWLHRMGMRWFPVVGWAERGGGLAHGHGNSVPRFHVTWGTGPGVLAPFVRKAQEMAASGRLSFRFRHQVDRLETTDGRITGISGVVLAADPVLRGQKSSRNAEGDFHFSASAVIVSSGGIGGNQELVRRNWPVERLGKPPEEMVCGVPAHVDGRMIGITETAGGAVINRDRMWHYTEGVKNHDPIWPNHGIRILPGPSSFWCDADGNRLDAPAMPGFDTLGTLKMLGERGSGHSWFILTKAIIKKEFALSGSEQNPDLTGKDVRLLLKRLGKEPPGPVRAFMERGEDFVVRDTLEELVAGMNAVSGNRLNINHIRRQIEARDREIENGFSKDAQVTAIHGARRYLGDRLMRTAKPHRLLDPTKGPLIAVRLHVLTRKTLGGLHADLEARVLDAAGQPVPGLYAAGEVAGFGGGGMHGYNALEGTFLGGCLFSGRVAGRKVLA
- a CDS encoding peptidoglycan -binding protein — protein: MALARNRRRDRGVDYWPGFVDALSTLLMAIMFLLTVFVLAQFVLSREITGKDEVLTRLNSQIAELTELLALEKGNKQDIEDALASLQSTLAASENERSRLQSLLDAGSGNNASANARIGSLTGELDEQRQANSRASAQIELLNQQIAALRAQIASVEAALQASEAKDTSSQVKIADLGRRLNVALAQRVQELNRYRSDFFGRLREILSDRENIRIVGDRFVFQSEVLFPSGGNDLNPEGQAEMAKLATALLDLAKEIPAEINWVLRVDGHTDNVQLTGSGRYRDNWELSSARATSVVKFLISKGVPANRLVAAGFGEYQPIAEGDSPEARQQNRRIELKLTER
- a CDS encoding flagellar motor protein MotA yields the protein MADSELLDLGVEKPVTTRQYSHKLSSPTPFLWTMVLFLILVGFLAAILYRQAHTAFMTNPGLNGFILGVLAIGIILVFTQTMSLRSEVRWFNAFRAAGSVEKVGRAPKLLAPMSTLIGKSGEVRLSTVTQRTILDSIATRLDESRDTSRYLVGLLVFLGLLGTFWGLIGTIGAISNVIQSLDPSAGDSNDILSSLKAGLTAPLAGMGTAFSSSLLGLSGSLILGFLDLQAGRAQNRFYTQLENWLSSVTDTSVEGPREFKAAEPGAMVSTERSLAAMTSLAEGIQGLVKNMRSEQQMLRDWIEAQQEESKSLRRTLDRLSMRIDADTKSPGRTRHDNGSE